One genomic segment of Hydra vulgaris chromosome 14, alternate assembly HydraT2T_AEP includes these proteins:
- the LOC100200732 gene encoding ras-like GTP-binding protein Rho1, with protein MAAIRKKLVIVGDGACGKTCLLIVFSKDQFPEVYVPTVFENYVADIEVDSKQVELALWDTAGQEDYDRLRPLSYPDTDVILMCFSIDSPDSLENIPEKWTPEVKHFCPNVPIILVGNKKDLRNDSNTIHELAKMKQEPVKIEQGREMAEKISAYSYLECSAKSKDGVREVFETATRAALQVKKRKGKKCNIL; from the coding sequence ATGGCTGCAATTCGCAAGAAGTTAGTCATTGTTGGCGATGGTGCTTGTGGTAAAACTTGCTTGTTAATCGTCTTCTCAAAAGACCAATTTCCTGAAGTTTATGTGCctacagtttttgaaaattatgttgCTGATATTGAAGTAGATTCTAAGCAGGTTGAATTAGCATTATGGGATACAGCTGGTCAAGAAGATTATGATCGTCTACGTCCTCTTTCTTACCCAGACACTGATGTAATATTAATGTGCTTTTCAATTGATTCACCAGATAGTTTGGAAAACATTCCAGAAAAATGGACACCTGAAGTAAAACACTTTTGTCCGAACGTCCCAATCATACTCGTTGGCAACAAGAAAGATTTACGTAATGATTCAAACACAATTCACGAGCTTGCAAAAATGAAACAGGAACCAGTGAAGATTGAACAAGGTCGTGAGATGGCTGAGAAAATAAGTGCATATAGCTATTTGGAATGCTCTGCAAAATCAAAAGATGGTGTACGTGAGGTGTTTGAAACTGCAACACGTGCTGCTCTTCAAGTTAAAAAGAGAAAAGGCAAAAAATGTAATATcttataa